One Citrus sinensis cultivar Valencia sweet orange chromosome 5, DVS_A1.0, whole genome shotgun sequence genomic window, AATTATAGCGGTTTTTATCCTCTCCCCTAGAATTCTCAAGAAAACTACTAATTTTCAGCCTACTAAGAATATGGTTCCTAATATTTTGACTGAGTCGTGCTTCCTGGTAACCTCCTGGTCGAGATGATGTGCTCGAGGTCGCCATATATTATTCTGGTCTAGGTGACCAATTACATCCTGGTCGAGATGATCTACTCGAGGTAAGCAATAACATCCTGTTTGAGGTGATGTGCTTGAGGTCATCAAACAACATCCTagtcgaggtgatctgctcaaCCATTTGCTCACTTTTACTTTGAGGAGAGCACGATAATGTATGAGCAAACACCTTTATCTTGGTCaccctatttcattccctaaaAACCAATCCCCCAATTTCTACTGTTGAGAGTGAAACGAATCAAGACTGGAAACTTTAGtggtctgctcgccttcgcttggtcgagcaaatcctggcatgcttggcttactgtctcgccataaaataGGCTCTAAGACATTGgagcctttgcgtgccttAGAAACTTTTTGGAACTTTGGTGGTCTGCCACCTTTGCTTGGTcaagcagatcctggcatgcttggcttcctgtctcgccataaaacagacTTTGAGACTTTGAAGCCTTTGCACGCGTTAGAAACTTTTTAGAACTTTGGTGGTCTGCTCGCCTTtgcttggtcgagcagatcttGACATGCTTAGCttcctgtctcgccataaaacatgctttgagactttggagCCTTTGTAcgccttagaaattttttggAACTTTGGtggtctgctcgccttcactTGGTCGAGcggatcctggcatgcttcgcttcctgtctcgccataaaacaggctttgagactttggagcctttgcatgccttattAGTAAACTTTGATTGGCTTCTCAACGCTAGCCTAGCTCTCTTTTCTTAAATCATTCTCATATTGAGTAACTCTCAAGAAATCAAGTTAACTAAGTTATATCGTCAGCCCTAATATGAGCacaatcaatttaatgaatataagGTATCCTCATCTCACATACCAGGATttagagaaataattaaattttcatgaaaaaattacttgtaaataaaaatttaacttctgACCTGTTCTGATTTTTGCAAACGTGTGCCTTCAATATGCTCTCATTTAAGGTTTTTGTTTCCTTATTTAAGCAAGCTCATCCATTTACGCACTGTAACATTCTGATTTGCTTCGACTAGATGAAAATTGATAGAGACAAAAAATTGGCTTATCGTACCGGTCCCCACAGACGACGCCAAATGTTGATGCCGAAATCCGGATGAGTTGGTTAAATCTCAGATCCTTGCATcaacattaaatttgtttggtgtGAAGCCGCTGATTAGTTAGCACCATGAGTAAATTTTCTATGAGCAGATGTTCTATGAGCAGACAACTCATGAGGAgacgatccatgagcagacgatccatgagcagacaatccatgagcagataacctGTGATTATCTGTGAGCCTGTGAGCACAGCCAACAATCAGGAGGCCCCATAAATTTTTCCGGCGagaaccctccgacgctcaagtcagcgATTTGGGTCTTATTTGGAAAAACCAATACCATAGTTCATGTGGCTTAATTATGATTGCTTTAAACCAAAagcttttaagtaaatttaaaggaaaataattgagaataattaatcttaaagaaattataagcGAAAGAGAAATTTCCCAGTggtagagaaagaaaaagatccAATGGGTTCAGTCAcctagagagagagagagagagaaaagaataGACCCCCCCTTTCCTCCTTCTTCCCAgggtttttatagaaaattatagCGGTTTTTATCCTCTCCCCTAGAATTCTCAagaaaactattaattttcaGCCCACTAAGAATATGGTCCCTAATATTtcggagaaaatattttgactgAGTCGTGCTTCCTGGTAAtctcctggtcgaggtgatgtgcttgaggtcaccacatattattctggtcgaggtgaccaataacattctggtcgaggtgatgtgcttgaggtcaccacatattattctggtcgaggtgaccaataacatcTTGGTCGAGATGATCTGCTCGAGGTAACCAATAACATCCTGGTTGAGGTGATGTGCTTGAGGTTACCAAACAACATCCTagtcgaggtgatctgctcaaCCATTTGCTCACTTTTACTTTGAGGAGAGCACGATAATGTATGAGCAAACATCTTTATCTTGGTCaccctatttcattccctaaacaaaaacaaaaacctttTGTACTTTTCATGTCATCAATAGAGCCTACTCAATcactattagaaaaattatgaagcTTAAAATTCTAACAATAAGAATATTTAATGCCATAATTTGTTGTGCCCTTAATATAACTTACAATCCTTTTATTAGCTTGAAAATGCACTTCACTGGCGCAATGCATGAATCTCGAGAGTAAGCTTACTGCAAACATAATGTCTAGTCTGGTGGCTGTAAGATACATCAAGCAACCAATTAGGCTTCTATATTTGCTTTCATCAACTTTTTCTGCTCCATCATCTTTGCTAAATTTCTCTTTCTAATTCATTGGTGTGCTGGTACTTTTGCAATCCTCCATGTGAAGTTTTTTTAGTATTTCCCTTGCATACTTCTTTTGGCTTATGAAGACTCCATCTTAATCTTGCTTCACCTTCATTCCCAAAAAATAGGACATCAAGCCAAGGTCTATCATCTCAAATACTTTGAGAATTTCCACTTTAAGCCCCTTTACTAGTTTCTCATTACTTCCTGTAACAAGGagatcatcaacataaatagaAACTATAATTGAGTTAGTATTTGTTCATTTACATATAATGTAGCTTCACTTGGACTTTTAATAAATCTAAGACTTTGAAGGTGTTCATCAATCCTGCTGTACCAAGCCCTAGGAGCTTATTTAAGACCATATAAGGCCTTCTTCAACAAGTAGTCATTAAACCATCAAATGTTTGCAATGAGCACAATCTGATCATCTCTTTGGAATAATTAGATGTTGGCTGACCTATTTTTTGGCCGGGAAAAGGTGTTTGGCTGGTGGCTGCTCCATTTGGCcataacttctttttttttttttttgggtctatATCAATTGATGCCACTATGTCAATAATAATTGgtaggaaataaattaatatccaACTAtatcttcttaattaattacttgttttttcatccatttgcattagaaaaaagGGGTGCAGGTTCAGGAAGCTTCTTAGACGTGGGTCGCGTCAAGCTGGACACGTCAACATCATTGACAAGTGGGAACAACTCTTTCTAATAAAAGAAGGGAGCCTCTAagttacaattattgtaacatacatctctcatgtgaaccacacaattattgtgtggttcacatgagagatgtatgttacaataattgtaacttagcatttaccataaaagaaaatcctttttttgttttaaaataaaactttttttattgttttatgatTCACCCCCAAGTCAATCTATTGTGACtacatacaaattaataaagaggGTTGTGGGGTTGCTGCATAGAAATTGTTgaatatatacaaattattgAACAGAAATCCAATAATTGAACACCGTCCAATTCCTGtccaatcaaattaaaattcaattaatatattccactaaatttttcaaacaacatCCTATTCAGatgaataaaatgtaaaaaataaaatatatagttcaaaaaattataaaggatGCAATTTAGCAGGTCATACAATATACCAAAAAAAGTCTTGGGGGTGCAGTAGGAATATTTCTTGATAGAAAGagtcttaaaaattttttcgCCAGCAAACATTTTCTCTCTCTGATCTCTGTATTCTTCAGATCCTCCTCCTTGCTTGAACGTCTGTAACTTTGTCATCCATGATTTGCATTCAATTCTTGACCAAAAAACCTTTTCCGGATTTTCATCTTTTGATCTCAAACATGCTTTGCTTCTGTTGATTGTGGTCGCTTCTAGTGCTAGTTCTTTTCCTATATAGCTTTGTTTCCTTTTGCCATCAGCTCTTTGCATTTCCTTGGATGAAGAAacctttttcttgtttcaattTTCTGATCTCAAAAGCATTTTGATTCTCGTCTGCCACACTGATTTTGTCCTTGTTTTGTACAAACATAATTTCGCCATTATCTGTTTGATTATCAACTGACCTGTCGTTGACTCTATTCTATTTCTATGTGAAaaatacgaaaaaaaaaaaaagagattgaaGATGGTGGAAAGCATTGTTACTGTTGTTTTAGAAGTTGTGAAATGCTTGGCTCCTCCGACACAACGCCAACTTGATTACTTGCGTAACTACAATGAAAACATTCAGAAACTCGAAGCAGAAACCGAGAGCCTGAAGGTTGAAATTAGGAGCATTGAGCGCAGAGTTTTTGGGGCcgaaaaaaaaggagaaaagagTGAAGAGAAAGTCGAGAAGTGGCTGGTTAGCGCCAACAAGATCATTGATGAGGTGAATGCCAAATTCATGGAAGATGAAGAGACTGCAAATAAGCGATGTCTCAAGGGGCTGTGTCCTAATTTGAAGGCTCGCTATCAGCTTAGCAAGAAAGCAGAGACACAGGTGAAGGCCCTTGTTGAGTGCCGAGAAGAAGCCGGTCGACTTGATAGAATTTCCTACCTTACCTATCCGGACAAGATATGGCTCAAGTCCCACAAAGGTTACGAGGCCTTTGGATCAAGGCTTTCTACTTTGAAGTGTATACAAAACGCTTTGACTGATGTTAATGTCAGCATCGTTGGAGTGTACGGCATGGGCGGCGTTGGAAAGACGACTCTAGCGAAGGAGATCGTTAGGCAAGCCTTGGCAGACAAGCTCTTTGATCAAATAGCCTTTTCAGAGGTTTCCGAAACTGTAGACATAAAAAAGATTCAGCGGGATATTGCTGAGGACTTGGGTCTGGCATGGCATGAGGAAACTGAATCTAGAACTGCGAGTAGACTGTATGAACAGTtgaagaatgagaagaagattCTTGTGGTTCTAGATAACATATGGAAGCATCTTGATTTGGAGACTGTTGGAATTCCTTTTGGTGATGATTATAGAGGTTGTAAACTCTTGCTGACAGCAAGAGATCGTAATGTTTTGTTGGATATGGATTCTAAACATaacttctttattgacaacttaaatgaagaagaagcttgGAGATTGTTTAAGACGATGGCGGGTGATTATGTTGAAAATCGTCAGCTGAAATCTACAGCAACAGATGTAGCCAAGGGATGTGGAGGTTTGCCTATTGCCTTAGCTACAACAGCAAGGGCAATGAGAGACAAGACTGTGCATGAATGGAAGAATGCCTTGCGAGAACTTCAGACGCCTTCAGTGATGAACTTCGAAGGACTGCCGGCAGATACTTATTCAAGAATCGAGCTGAGTTTCAAGTATTTAAAAGGTGAGCAGctcaagaaaatttttctgCTTTGTAGTCTAATGGgtaattctatttttacttCAGACCTGTTTAAATACTCCATGGGTTTGGGTATACTCCAAGGAGTCAAGAAGATGGAAGATGCACGAAACCAATTATATGCATTGGCCTATAAACTTAAAGACGCTTGTTTGTTGCTTGAGGGAGGTAGCAACGAACAATTTTCAATGCATGACGTCGTTCGCGATGTTGGCATATCAATTGCTTGCCGGGACCATCATGTATTTTTGGCAAAAAATGAGGATGTGTTGGAGCTGCCGGAAAAGGAAGCACTTGAAAATTGCTATGCGATTTCTATAAGAGGTTGCCGTATTCAGGAGCTTCCTCAAGGATTGGAATGCTTGCAACTCGAATTTTTATATGTATCTCCCAAAGACTCTTACCTTCAAATCAATATTCCTGAGAACTTTTTTGCAGGGATGCGGAAGCTTAGAGTTGTAGATTTTACTGGGATGCAATTATGTTGCTTGCCATCTTCAATTGATCTCTTAGTAAATCTTCAAACACTATGTTTGGATCAATGCATGTTGAGAGACATAGCTATTATTGGAAGGTTGAAGAATCTGGAAATCCTTAGCTTTTTAAAATCAGATATTGTGCAGTTGCCTGAAGAACTAGGTGAATTGACTAAGCTAAGGTTGTTAGATTTATCCAATTGTTTCCAGCTAAAAGCTATTGCACCCAATGTCCTATCAAGGTTAACTCGATTAGAAGAACTCTACATGAAAAATTGCTTTATCGAATGGGATGTTGAAAGACCTAATGGTAGAAGAAGTACTGCCAGCCTTGGTGAGTTGTTGCAATTGCCGCGACTGACCACTCTAGAAATAGATGTCAAAAATGATAGTATTTTACCAGAAGGCttttttgcaaaaaaattagaaaggtTCAAAATATCAATAGGAGATGAGTCATTCAAGCCTCCCGTGCGTGCGGATGAATGGTTCGGTAGTCGACGGGTTTTGATCAGTAATCCTTCGAGTGTAAGAACCATAAAGCTGAAGCTTAGCTCAAAGCCTATTTGCTCGAAGAAAATGCAGGGCATCCAGAATGTTGAATACTTGTGTTTGGACAAGCTGCAAGGTGTCAAGAATGTTCTTTTAGATATGGACATTGAGGGCTTTCTACAGTTGAAGCATCTCCATGTTCAAAATAATCCTGACTTTGTGTGCGTTGTTGACTCAACGGAGGGGGTACCTCGTGATGTGTTTCCTCTTTTGGAGTCACTTACTCTTTACAATTTGATTAACATGGAGAGGGTATGTATTGATCGACTCAAAGTAGAGTCTTTCTGTGAACTTAAAACCATAAGGGTGGGAAAATGTGATGAGTTGAGTAATATCTTCTTGCTGTCTTCTATAAGCTGCCTTCCCACACTTGAGAGGATTGCAGTTTTTGATTGCGATAAGATTGAAGAGGTCTTTGCAATTGGTGGAGAACCAGATGTCGACAACAATAATGCAGTGGAGAAGATAGAGTTTGctgcattaaaatttttacatcTGCTAAATCTTCCGAAGCTTGCAAGTTTTTGCTCTGAAGTAAAGAGACCAAATACACAAGGGTCGCAAGAGGAATTGACAGCTACTACTTGCTCGACCGAAATCAGTTTATTGGAGGAGGACAAGGTTGATACTTCGACACCGCTTTTCAACGAGAAGGTAAGCTGTTATAATGAAACCAAagcattcttttttctttctcaacttATTCTATCGTGCATTCTCGTTTGATGACAACTatagaaaatgaattataagggaaaaagaaaatgagaattgGAAATTAGAATCTCACACACTCACTCAAGCTCGCTTTACATAGTAATAATGTGAATTAAATTGCATATTAAGTGTATGTTTGGTATGGTAATAATTctcaaaaaatcatttttagcACGGATTTCTAAAAAccatatttgaaaaaagtttAACACAAtgttttgtaaatgggtgagcTATTTGCACTTCAAAAATTACTCTAAACActctgaaataaaaattttataacaaaaatatctaTCATATGAATTACGTTAAgcacaatttattataagtcaATATTACATGATTACTATGAACACCCCATATAACACActcattatttaatatatatatatatatatatatatatatatatatatatatatatatatatatatataattttcatgttttaaaccttaaaacttttttatttacaacatCTTAATCAATACTTAgatgaataatgataaaatcaatatttttattttatttttccataaataaaattaattttgcactcattatttttattttttcaaaataaagtaagtatttttttttccttttttggggCCTTtgacctcttttttttttcttctttgtccTCTTCTCCTCttctccttcttttttttcgagtttttttggaatatttcttattattttctcattgcAAGTTATTTTAAGTGCAAAATCCAATATTAAACAtaagtaaacaaaaaaattaataactaaaatacttgttttactatttaaattacattCGGTACACATGCATGTTTGGTAATTTactattataaaatacatgttttattatttttcaaaaataaaagaggttttttataattcataaataatattgagcacattattttaataattacttttaaattacatttgtCAAACTCTTTGGTACAttagattgtcaaataatcaaataccAAACACGCACTGAAGCTGTCACTTAGGAAGAAGGTTTTGATGGcttatatttacaatcaaagaAGATACTTCTCAGCTTATATTGgatctaataaaaaattaatgtttaggTTGTGCTCCCCAACTTGGAGGATTTGAAGCTGATTGGAATTACTGTCGAAAAGATTTGGCAAAATCAACTTCCAGCCATGTTTCTTTGCTTTCAAAGTTTAACTAAATTGATCGTGGGGGAATGtcacaaattaaaatgtatattttcGACTTCTATGCTCAGAAGCTTTGAACAACTCCGACAGCTGAATATATACAACTGTATGGGTTTGCTTGAGATTATTTCCGAAGGAGCAGATCAAGTGCCACCTTGTTTTATCTTTCCGCGGCTGACATTTCTAAGACTAGGTCGTCTACCAGAACTTAGATGTTTATATCCTGGAATGCATACTTCGGAATGGCCGGCACTAAAATCGTTGATGGTCTTTGGTTGTGACAAAATAAAGTTATTTGCTTCTGAGTTATCTAGCTTCCATGGAAACATTGATGAGAATCAACTTCCTATCCCAGCACAACAGCCTCTGTTCTTGATCGAAAAGGTATATATGCAaccatttatttgattttttatcagttGAGTCTTACTGTTTCTTATGTTTTACGTTTGATTCTTTGTTGCAAAGAAACTCACAAACAAAAGATTTTAGAAATACCCACTGTACATGTATGTATTACTCAAAATTGTTTGACAGAACATCAATAGaactaattagtttttatatgaGTTGATGATGTTCAGATCTTCCCCAGCTTGGAGAAACTCCTATTAAGTGGAAAGGATTTCAGGATGATTTTGCAGGGTGATTACCCACAAAACCTATTTGGCAGTCTTAAATACATTGAGGTTGTGCAAGATGACTCAGCTTGTTTTCCGCTTGGTTTACTTGAGAAGTTTCGCAATCTGGAAATCCTCTATCTGAGTCGTACTTCATACACAGAGATATTATCAAATGAAGGACACTCGGAGAAGCACGTGGGCAAGTTCTCACAAGTAAAACATTTACAGCCGTACAAACTGAATGATCTGAAGCAGCTGTGGAAACAAGGCTCCAAACTAGACTTCATTTTCACAAATCTTGAAATTCTACGAGTATATTGTTGTCAAAATCTGATTGTTCTATTGCCATCGTCATCGGTATCTTTCCGAAATCTGACGGATCTGCAAGTTTGGGGTTGCAAGGAATTGATGAAGTTGGTAACATCCTCCACAGCAAAGAGTCTAGTGCGACTCAGGATAATGAAGGTATGTGGAAGCAGAGCAATGACACAAGTGGTAACAAGTGAGAAAGATGGAGCAGAAGATGAAATTGTTTTCAGCAATTTGAAGGCGTTGACTCTGCTTGATTTAGATAGCCTCACAAGTTTCTGCTCCGGCAATTACACCTTCAAATTCCCATCTTTACGAGATTTAGAAGTGATTGGTTGTCCCAAGATGAAGATTTTCACCACAGGAGAATTATGTACACCGCCGAGAGTAAACGTCTGGTATGGAGAGGGAGATGGTGAATGTCGTTGGGCTAATGACCTTAACGTTACGATACAAGAGTTACATGCTGAAAAGGTACGGTTAATCCCAAGGaaatttttgcaaaatttgCAGTTTTTGCAAAATTCAGAAAATAGATCATCGACAACTAGaatatttgttattgattaaGCGCATGATCAGGTTTTAAAAAGTGTGAGAcacttttgtatttaattctTGAAATTGTCCAATTTAAAACGGACATTTTGCCAAAAGTTTGGGAATCTTTTTCAATTATCAAAACTTCATGAATCATTAGTTTTAACTTCATAATATAAAAGTCTTGTCAAATTAATGaatgagaattttattttcagatgTTGGAAGGGTCATCTTCTAATTTGAGGAAGTACGATACATTGTGATCGCATTggctttttaatatattacttCGAGTTGTGAAATAGAAGAATAAAGTCCCAggtaaataatttcattttatttatttgttctcGTGGCTTGTTTCATCGGTTCACCTGAACTATTTAGATTGCGTCACTGGTTTATTGTTAACTTTGAAATGAAGTTTTAATGTTTCGTTCAGGGCTTTATGAGCAAATTTTTCATCATTGGATGTCTTTTGGTCTGAACTTTTGAGATTTTGTTTGATAGTCAAGGCTTTATAGTATGCTATTTATAATTCCTTAAGattgtgcaaatttttttatgataaaattgcTTGACAATGTCATTGAAAGGAACAACACTTTTGTGTTGAAAGCCTTCAGattacagaaaaataataatcttttctGCACTTCTATGTTGCTCTTTTTGATTACCGAGGTCTCAACTTTATCACTCTTCTTTTGCAGGATGTGGAATcaaagatatttttctttgacaTTTGTGTTCCTTGTATTAAAAGTTTACATGCTGAGGGGCTTCCTGTGTTATCTTTGCTGTTCTACTTCATTGTATCGCTACAGCTTTGTGAGTGTTGCGATAACTATTGTTTCCTTCATTTGAGCATTGTAAGTTTCGAAGGCGCTACATTGCTTGACTAAAGATGTTTAAATTTACCATTTGTTTGCACCCCTTGTATtatatacaataaatttttgatgtattttgatatttaatacgagatatgtttgaattttcattgaaAGGTTTCATAATTGTTCTGATTTATCttcagttttatttttgttatctcaaACACACGTCAGCCCTTGCATGAATAAAAGCACATAATATCCCAGAAGAGTTTTATTAGACGTGCAggcaaatgaaattttatcagCAATCTTGTGATTTtaccattattgttgttgttgctgtctattattattactactaattGGAAATTTCAAGTATTTTAGATGATAAGTTTATTATGTTAGAGATATTCATAATATACATGATGCTGAAATCAGGGGATTTGTTGTCtcgatttgttttatttttgtttgtctcgaatcaaattttcaaatttaagaaatatgGTAAGAGAAGGAACAACAGGAGTTTCTCTGGTTGGCCATAACTGCACCTCAGAGAGTGCTCCGGCATCGGGAATCTGCTCATAGCTTGTTAGGCCGAGGAGATTCTTCCTCGGTCAGGTAATGAGGGCATGCGCGGCTAGTGCTCTTTTAATTACCCCAAACATATATGATGCTGAAACCAGAGGATTTGTTGTCTCAGTTTGTTTGCCtcgaattttcaaatttaagaaaaatgttaaagtTAAGGAACAAAAGGAGTTTAAAATTTGCAAAAATTGATGTAGCTATGAAACAACTTCATCGTAACATATTTAGCATCAATCTTCTTTGCCAATTGTTTATTGTCATCACTGTTGTTCTGTATTTTAGTTCTTGCCCTGTTTGTTCTGTTCCTCTGTTTATTTCATTGGGCTTGCTACTTTGCTTCACAAAATCcaactttcaaaatttaggAGGCATGGAAAGAGTGCTTAGAAAATGCAAGAGGTATCAAATCATGCATTAGAAAACTTGTTGGCTGCTAGCTGGTCTATTTCATTGCCACCGATCGGATCCTTGTCCAAAAAGCCATCAATGTGCCTGTTAATGATAGGAGCCGGAGATACAAGCGTGAAAATAACAGGATCATTTACAACATGGAAATCAGTCGCCATTGGTAGGTGGCGCTGCATATGATATTAACAACTGATTGACGAAATTAATGCTATCAATGTGCCTGTAAATGTTGTGCTTAATTTTCATGCATAAAGTTGTTGGCTGGTCTGTTTGGCCTTCAATGATTTGCCTTTTCGACTTAAATGATTCCAAGAAGCCACCAGCAATCACCAGTGCAACTAACtcttcaaaagaaaacaaaattaaaaataaaagtctcAAAAAGTATCgttaatttaattctattgTTTCCGTGTAATCACAAAATGTTcgataaatatttataaattacagtttgaaaattaaggtagttttatgtttgatgaaatattaaattttaaaagttatcataatcaatttattcttatcaTCAAATAATCTTAATCAAAGACAAAACTTTGTTGCTCGGTGTAACTCACTCCCATTTTATCTATTTCTAATTGAATTATATTGTAATCTATATTTCTTGttgaaaattgataaataatataggtttcaaaatttagacaTATAAGTGCTactaatcattattatttctctaaaACTATCGGCTAAGGCCgaataattattctttttgaaataaaagtatggtgagtg contains:
- the LOC127902778 gene encoding probable disease resistance protein At4g27220, whose protein sequence is MVESIVTVVLEVVKCLAPPTQRQLDYLRNYNENIQKLEAETESLKVEIRSIERRVFGAEKKGEKSEEKVEKWLVSANKIIDEVNAKFMEDEETANKRCLKGLCPNLKARYQLSKKAETQVKALVECREEAGRLDRISYLTYPDKIWLKSHKGYEAFGSRLSTLKCIQNALTDVNVSIVGVYGMGGVGKTTLAKEIVRQALADKLFDQIAFSEVSETVDIKKIQRDIAEDLGLAWHEETESRTASRLYEQLKNEKKILVVLDNIWKHLDLETVGIPFGDDYRGCKLLLTARDRNVLLDMDSKHNFFIDNLNEEEAWRLFKTMAGDYVENRQLKSTATDVAKGCGGLPIALATTARAMRDKTVHEWKNALRELQTPSVMNFEGLPADTYSRIELSFKYLKGEQLKKIFLLCSLMGNSIFTSDLFKYSMGLGILQGVKKMEDARNQLYALAYKLKDACLLLEGGSNEQFSMHDVVRDVGISIACRDHHVFLAKNEDVLELPEKEALENCYAISIRGCRIQELPQGLECLQLEFLYVSPKDSYLQINIPENFFAGMRKLRVVDFTGMQLCCLPSSIDLLVNLQTLCLDQCMLRDIAIIGRLKNLEILSFLKSDIVQLPEELGELTKLRLLDLSNCFQLKAIAPNVLSRLTRLEELYMKNCFIEWDVERPNGRRSTASLGELLQLPRLTTLEIDVKNDSILPEGFFAKKLERFKISIGDESFKPPVRADEWFGSRRVLISNPSSVRTIKLKLSSKPICSKKMQGIQNVEYLCLDKLQGVKNVLLDMDIEGFLQLKHLHVQNNPDFVCVVDSTEGVPRDVFPLLESLTLYNLINMERVCIDRLKVESFCELKTIRVGKCDELSNIFLLSSISCLPTLERIAVFDCDKIEEVFAIGGEPDVDNNNAVEKIEFAALKFLHLLNLPKLASFCSEVKRPNTQGSQEELTATTCSTEISLLEEDKVDTSTPLFNEKVVLPNLEDLKLIGITVEKIWQNQLPAMFLCFQSLTKLIVGECHKLKCIFSTSMLRSFEQLRQLNIYNCMGLLEIISEGADQVPPCFIFPRLTFLRLGRLPELRCLYPGMHTSEWPALKSLMVFGCDKIKLFASELSSFHGNIDENQLPIPAQQPLFLIEKIFPSLEKLLLSGKDFRMILQGDYPQNLFGSLKYIEVVQDDSACFPLGLLEKFRNLEILYLSRTSYTEILSNEGHSEKHVGKFSQVKHLQPYKLNDLKQLWKQGSKLDFIFTNLEILRVYCCQNLIVLLPSSSVSFRNLTDLQVWGCKELMKLVTSSTAKSLVRLRIMKVCGSRAMTQVVTSEKDGAEDEIVFSNLKALTLLDLDSLTSFCSGNYTFKFPSLRDLEVIGCPKMKIFTTGELCTPPRVNVWYGEGDGECRWANDLNVTIQELHAEKMLEGSSSNLRKYDTL